A genomic window from Vitis riparia cultivar Riparia Gloire de Montpellier isolate 1030 chromosome 18, EGFV_Vit.rip_1.0, whole genome shotgun sequence includes:
- the LOC117906750 gene encoding uncharacterized protein LOC117906750 — translation MEMVNDIAIQVGMILFTVLLFLYMNDIPGKALAKLSLWYNKTNLEAKRHFVLGAQRLAQARSPNTPHSDVISLAKTAAEEADKALSLNPKDAAAHILKALALDLQGFRLSALDSLDAALSPLAVKSLTDEERGDALIKRAQLKIGLDKVGRVDSAVADLVEAVRVGSEKDKAYCLLGECYEMKEMKEEATKAYQEAITIQPNSALARDALDRLTSR, via the coding sequence atggaGATGGTGAATGACATCGCGATTCAAGTGGGGATGATTTTGTTCACTGTATTGTTGTTTCTTTATATGAACGATATTCCCGGAAAAGCCCTAGCTAAGCTCAGCTTATGGTACAACAAAACCAATCTCGAAGCCAAGCGCCACTTCGTCCTCGGGGCTCAGCGCCTTGCGCAAGCCAGATCCCCCAACACTCCTCACTCCGACGTGATCTCCCTCGCCAAAACTGCCGCAGAGGAAGCCGACAAGGCACTCTCCCTCAATCCCAAAGACGCCGCGGCTCACATCCTCAAAGCCCTAGCTCTCGACCTCCAGGGCTTCAGGCTCTCCGCGCTGGACTCCCTGGACGCCGCCCTCTCCCCACTGGCCGTCAAGTCCCTCACGGATGAGGAGCGAGGCGACGCGCTGATCAAGCGGGCACAGTTGAAGATTGGGTTGGATAAAGTGGGGCGAGTGGATTCGGCGGTGGCAGACCTGGTGGAAGCGGTGAGGGTGGGTAGTGAGAAGGACAAGGCGTATTGCTTGCTGGGGGAGTGTTATGAGATGAAGGAGATGAAGGAGGAGGCCACAAAGGCGTATCAGGAGGCCATTACGATCCAACCCAACTCCGCCCTCGCTCGAGATGCCTTGGACCGCTTGACCTCCCGTTGA